From the genome of bacterium:
CTCGAGATGATTCTCGACGGGGGCGCGCTGGGCCAAGATTCGCCCTCGAGCGTCGTGGACGTGCGGGGAGAGAAGCCGCTTCTCATCCGGGAGGGGCCGGTGGCGTTTTCGGAGGTGGAAGCCGCCTGGGGGGAGTGAACCGGGCGCGCGGCTAGAGGAACTCCGCAAGAACCCGGTTCGCCAGCAGGGTGCCCTTCGGGGTGAGGCGAAGCCGGTCGCTCTCCCGTTCGAGGAGCCCCGCGGCGGTCAATTTTCCGAAAGTGTCTCCGTAGATCGATTCGGCGTCGGTGCCCGCGGCCGCACCGATCGCATCGAGCGAGACGCCCTCCCGAAGCCGCAACCCCAGCATGAGGGCCTCCCCCAGGGATCTTTCCGGATCGCGCATCTCCTCCCCGCCCGCCGG
Proteins encoded in this window:
- a CDS encoding coproporphyrinogen III oxidase encodes the protein GAGYRRYEISNFARPGFACRHNLNYWRRGEYLGAGAGAHSFIGARRFWNTARPDHYIENAGDPPAGGEEMRDPERSLGEALMLGLRLREGVSLDAIGAAAGTDAESIYGDTFGKLTAAGLLERESDRLRLTPKGTLLANRVLAEFL